A DNA window from Camelina sativa cultivar DH55 chromosome 17, Cs, whole genome shotgun sequence contains the following coding sequences:
- the LOC104758197 gene encoding uncharacterized protein LOC104758197: MSALIGGYRISGVLGRRRFESADSKTFLLIPNSSKLDFFSSLSLFLSRYAETTKEFGIRRNNLESEEGLELRKCTKTPNMYLFLDYDVRLHPGTIGALTTEIEKNPEIFIQTGYPLDLPSGTLGSYCIYEYHMVGNASYCISYDLRSSDANHPINIAVRCKVPIQVNKYLAYSDEMSVIESGKLSTPAPASNGLLFIEQDR; the protein is encoded by the exons ATGTCTGCTTTAATCGGAGGTTATAGAATCAGTGGAGTGTTGGGTCGGAGGCGATTTGAATCGGCGGATTCCAAAACCTTCCTTCTGATTCCAAATTCCTCTAAACTcgatttcttttcctctctctctctctttctctcgcgataTGCTGAAACGACAAAGGAATTTGGAATCAGAAGGAATAATTTGGAATCAGAGGAAGG ATTGGAGTTGAGAAAATGCACAAAGACAccaaatatgtatttatttctgGACTATGATGTTAGACTGCATCCTGGAACAATCGGAGCTCTCACAACTGAGATTGAGAAAAATCCAGAG ATATTTATTCAAACAGGGTATCCTCTAGACTTGCCTTCTGGAACACTTGGGAGTTATTGCATCTATGAGTACCACATG GTGGGTAATGCCTCATATTGTATCAGCTACGACCTTCGGTCTTCAGATGCAAATCATCCAATTAATATAGCTGTTAGATGCAAG GTACCTATCCAAGTGAACAAGTACCTTGCCTACAGTGATGAAATGAGTGTCATTGAGTCAGGAAAGCTGTCAACCCCGGCACCTGCTTCAAATGGTTTACTATTTATTGAACAAGACCG ATAA